CCCACGCACCGAAGCGCCGCCGACCCGCCGGCACCTGACGGTATGCTCCGGAGCATGAGCGAAGCGATCACCGGTGCCGAGGCCATGAAACGGGCGGCGGCGCTGCGCGCCCTAGCCCTCGTCAACAGCGGCATGCTCCTCGGCCTCGGCACGGGCAGCACCGCCCGCTGGCTCGTCGAGGAGCTGGGGCGAGCCCTCGCGCGCGGGGAGCTGACGGACGTGCGCGGTGTCGCGACCTCGAGGCAGACGGAGACGCAAGCCGCCGGGCTCGGGATCCCCCTCGTCGACCTGCCGCCCGAGGGCGTCGACCTCGCCATAGACGGCATGGACGAGCTCACGGTGGGCCTTGACGCCGTCAAGGGCCTCGGCGGGGCGCTGACCAGGGAGAAGATCGTGGCTACCGCGGCCAAGCGGTTCGTGCTGATCGGCGACGCCACCAAGCTGGTCGCCCACCTCGGTGAGAAGGCGCCGCTGCCGGTCGAGGTCGTCCGCTTCGGGCGGCTGCGCACCGAACGCCTGCTTACGGAGTTCGGCGGGGAGGTCAGGCAGCGGCTGGCGGGTACGGAACCGTTCGTGACGGACAACGGCAACCTCGTCTACGACATCCACTTCCAGGCCCCGTTCGACGCGCGCTCGCTGGCCGCGCGCCTGGCCGACACCCCCGGCGTCGTGGAGCACGGGCTCTTCCTAGGCATGGCCGAGCGCGCCTTCGTGGCCACGGCCACGGGCGTCGACGAGGTCGCCGGTTGATCGTCGCCGTCGGGCTCGACATGGTCGAGCTCTCCCGCATCCGGAGGGCGCTCGAGCGCTTCCCCGACCGGTTCGTCGGGCGCGTCTTCCACCCCGAGGAGCTCGCGGCGCTGGCGGACCGCACGGACAAGGTGCCGGGGCTGGCGGCGCGGTTCGCCGCCAAGGAGGCCTTCCAGAAGTGCTGGCCGACGTCGTTCGGCTGGCGCGACGTCTGGGTCGTGAAGGACGGCAGCCGCCCCGTGCTGCGCATGGCGCCCCCGTTGCGGGAAGCATGCGAGCGCGAGGGCCTCAGCGCCCACGTGTCGCTGACGCACGCGCGCGAGACGGCCGCCGCCGTGGTGGTGCTCGAGCTGCGGGTTACAGTGGCGCCTCATGTGCCCGAAGAACGACCCTGACTCGCAGGCGAGCCTCTTCGCCGCCTCCCCCGGCGCCGCGACCGACCGACCCGCGCCCCTAGCCCCCTTGCGCAACGTGACGGCCTACACGGACGGCTCGTGCGACACGGCGAGCGGCCACGGCGGGTGGGCGTACATGCTCGTCGCGGACGGCCAGGAGCGGACGGAAGCCGGTTACGCCCCTGACACCACCAACAACCGCATGGAGCTGACGGCGGCCGTGCGCGCCCTCGCGGCCCTCGAGCAGGCGTCGGACGTGACCGTCGTGACGGACAGCGAGTACCTGAAGAAGGCCTTCACGGACGGCTGGCTCAAGAACTGGCTACGCAACGGCTGGCGCACCGCCGCGCGGCAGCCGGTCAAGAACCGCGACCTGTGGGAAGAGCTGCTCGAGTTGGAGAAGCGGCACCGCGTACGGTGGTCGTGGACCAAGGGCCATGCGGGCCACGCGGAGAACGAGGCCGTCGACGCGCTGGCGCTGGCGGCGCGGCGCTCGCGCGGGCGGCGCTGAGCGGTCGGGGACGGGCGATCGGCTCCAGGCGCCGGGAGGTGGCCACCGCCGATAGGTTCCGCGGGACCGCTACCGGCGAGACGACCCGTTCACGCGCGTCGCGCGGCCTTCAGGCCAGCCGCGCCAACAAGCTGCTGAGGGCCGCCAGGCCGGCGCTCAACGACGCCGGCTCGAGCCATTCGTCGAGGCGGTGGGCGTTGCCCCCGCGGTAGCCGCCGAAGGCGATGGCCGGGATGCCCGCGGCCATGGCCGGGTTGGCGTCGGTGCTGGCCGCGGAGGTCTTGTGCGTCACGCCGACCTCGGCGTACGCCGCCCTGGCCGCGGCCACGAGCCGCTCGTTGTCCGAGCGCCCGGCCTGGCGCGCGCCGACCTGCACGAGCTCGACGCCGGCCCCGGCCGCCTTCGCCGCCGCGCGCACGGCGGCGAGAGCCGCCGCCTCCAGGGCGGCCAGCGTGGCCGCGTCGAGGCTTCTCAGGTCGAGGTTGAACCCCGCGCGCTCCGCGATGGCGTTGACGCTCGTGCCGCCCCACACCTGGCCGACGTTGAGGCTCGAGCGTGGCGCGGTCGGCACCCTCACGCGCCGCAAGGCGGCGATCGCCTCGCCGGCGGCGTGCACGGCGCTGGCGGCGCCGTAGTCGCCCCACGAGTGGCCGCCCGGCGCCGTGAAGCGCGCCTCGTAGCGCGCGGAGCCGACGGCCGTGTCCGTGATGGAGCCGAGCCCGCCGTCGAACGCCACGAACGCGTCGGCTCCGCGCCCGAGCTCGGCTACCAGGTGCTTGGCGCCGCGGAGGTCGCCGAGGCCCTCCTCACCGACCGTCGCGGCGACCACTAGGTGCGGCCTGTCGGAGCGCCCCGGCAGGTCGCGGGTCTGGAGATACCTGGTCAGTACGGCGAGCGACGCGGCGTTGTCGCCGATGCCCGGGCCGCTCCAGCGCTCGTGGCCCTGGATGACGCTCACGTCCACGTCAGGACCGAACACGCTGTCGAGGTGGGCGGCCACCGCCACTGTCGGCACGCGCGCGGCGCCCTGGCCCTCGGCGCGGCCGCCTGGTCGAGAGGGCGGGACGTGCGCGACGACGTTACCTACGGCGTCCAGACGCGCGTCGAGGCCGGCCTCGCGCCATAACCGCATGACGAGCGCCGCCCGGTCGCCTTCCGAGCCCGTCGGGGCCGGGGTCTGAGCGATGGTGAGGAGGAGGGTCCGTAAGGCGGCTGCGTCCGCCGCGGGGTCGGCCGCGACCCGGGCGCCGACGTCAGCGGCCCCGTCGGCGCGGTGGCCGACCTCGGCGTGTGGCGGCATGGACGCCGCCCGCTTGCCCGTCACTGCTGCGAGTCTTGGAGCGTGGCGATCCCTTCGCGCAGGGCGTAGAGCGCCGCTTGCGTGCGGTTGTTCAGACGCAGCTTGGAGAAGATCTCGGAGAGGCGGTTGCGCACCGTCTTCTCGCTGACGTTGAGCGACGTGGCGATCTCCTGGTTGGTGGCGCCTTGCGCGAGGAGCCTGAGGATGTCCTCCTCGCGCTCGGTGAGCTCGCTGAGCTTGTGCTCGGGGTGGCTCGGGAGGTCGCCGAGCTTCCGGAACTCGTCGAGGATCGAGGCGGCCATCTCGGCGTTCAGGAGCGTCTCGCCGGCCGCTACGCGGCGGATGGCCGTCACCAACTCGGTGGCGCCGGCGTCCTTGAGCATGTAGCCGCGAGCGCCCGCCTTGATCGCCTCGAACACGTAGCGGTCCTGGCGGTACATGGTGAGGATGATCACGCGCGCTTCGGGCCACTCGGCGAGGATGGCCTTGGTCGCGGCGACGCCGTCGAGCTCGGGCATCTGGATGTCCATGAGGACGACGTCCGGACGGGTCTCGAGGGCGTAACGGACGGCCTCGCGGCCGGTAGAGGCCTCGCCTATGACGCGGAAGTCCTCCTCCGTCTCGAGGATGCTCCGAAGGCCTTGCCTGAACATGGCATGGTCGTCGCTTAGCAGCAGGCGGGTCATGGGCCCAATCGTAGCGTATGCGCCCGGCCCGGCGCGGTCCGACTCGCCACCCCCGAAAGCGTGCTACCCTTCCCGGGCAGCTGCCGGGCACGCGGCGTCACCGCTACTCGCGTCCTCACCGCCGTACATGGCATGGAGGCGGTCCGGCGACGGCGGGCGTCCGGCAGCTGCATGCTAAGGGCGCGGTCGGCACCGACCCGGGCCTTGATGAGACCGCATGAACCAAGGATGGAGTGAACATGGCGCACCCCAAGGGGTTGCTGATCGAACGCGCCCAACGGCTCGGCCTGCCACGGCCGGAGTTCGACACGGCGCGCACGGGACCCGAGCACGAGCCGTCGTTCCTGAGCGATGTCACGATCGACGGCGAGCTGCTCGGCACGGGCCAGGGCGGCTCCAAGCGCGAGGCGGAGCGGCAAGCGGCCGAAGAGGCGCTTAGCACCCTCGACAAGCGCGAGGCGGCAGGCGGCTCGATCGGCGTGCAAACGAAGGCCGGCGCGAAGGCCTCGAGTACCAAGGCGACGAGCGCCGCCCGGCCGCCGGCCGACGATGAGGAGGCAGTTCCGGCCCCCGGTGGCAAGCGTGCCGCCAAGGGCGGGAAGGCTGCCGACACTGCCAAGGCGGCCAAGGGCACGCAAGTGGCCAAGGGCGCGCGCGTGACCAAGGAAGCCGCCAAGGGACAGGCGAAGGGGGCCGCCAAGACCGCGCAGAAGGAAGGCCGGCCTCCAGCGGGCGGCCGGCAGACCACCGTCGGTCCGGACGCGGCGACGTCCAGGGGCGGGGCCGCCGACGCAAGCGGCGCCAAGGCGGCCGCGACGCCGGCCCAGCCCGCGACGACCGCCGCCTTCGAGCGAGAAGACGCCGAACCGTTCAGCGGTCCGTGGCCCATGATCGACGACGTCCTCGCGAGCGTCATCACCGTCGCCGAGAGGCGCGTGAGCGCCGACCTGCGCGGCGAGACGGCGCTCGTCGCCATCCGCGACTTCGCTCTGCGGCTCTACAAGGACATGCTCGCCGACCTGGGCGAGGTCGTCGAGGAGGACGAGGAAGAAGAGCAGGAGTAAACGGTCGCAGGCCGGAGCGGGGCCTCGTCCCGGCCTGCGGTCGCGGGGCCCGGCTCCGGTCGGCGCTCCGCGTTCAGTCCGGCGCGGCGGCAGCCTTCGCGAACCTCTCGATCCGCTTGAGGTCCTGGGTCGCCTTCTCGCGCATGAGCATGTCGCGCAGACCAGGGCTCACGTCTACGTCCGAGATGCCCTGGATCTCGATGATGTCAAGCATCTTGGCGCCGAAGGCGCGCAAGGGTGTCGCCAGCTCGATGCCGGCGGTCGTCGTCGGCGTGGCGGCCTCGAGGGCGAGCAGGTCGGCGTCGAGGCCGCCCGCAGCGGGGTTGACGCTCACGACGACGTCCCCATGGTCGGTCGTCACCAGGTAGCGCCTGTCCGCCCGCCTCCCCGCTCCGTCCGGTGTCCGACTCATCCCCGCGACGCTAGCACGCCCGAGCCGCCGAGCGCCTCTCACGGCTACCTGGTCTTCACGCCGCTCGTCGGTTATGGTCGGGGCCGCCATAGGCCGCGACCTCGCGGGAGGATAAGGAGACGACCACGGCACCGTTCACAGCCGCCCCACACGGAGACGTCTTGCACCTGCTCGTGCAGGTCGCGCTGCTCCTGTTCGCAGCTCGCGCCCTCGGCGAGCTGGCGCGACGCTTCAACCAGCCCTCGGTCGTCGGCGAGCTCCTCGCCGGCATCCTGTTGGGACCGTCGCTCGCCTCGAGCCTGATCCCCGCGTTCGGCCACTGGATGCTGCCGCAGAACGCGACGCAGGGCTATCTACTCGAGCTCGTCAGCCTGTTGGGGGCCATGTTCCTGCTCCTCATGACGGGGCTGGAGACCGACCTGCAGCTCGTCAGGCGGCACATCCGCACTGCCGTCGGCGTGTCGTTAGGTGGCATCATCGTCACGTTCTCCACTGGCTTCGCGCTCGGTCAGCTGCTGCCGGAGTCGCTGATAGGCCAGGGGCAAGGACGCCTCGTCTTCGCGCTCTTCGTCGCCACGTCCCTGGCGATCTCCTCGATCCCGGTCATCGCCAAGGTGCTCATCGACCTTAGGCTCATGCGTCGGGATATCGGCCAGACGATCCTCGCGGCCAGCATGAGCGATGACACCATCGGCTGGATCCTCCTATCGCTCGTGGCCGGCTTGGCGACCGGCGATGCCGTGACGACCGGCACTGTTCTCAGCACCGTTGGCAGCGTATTCGCGTTCATGGTGGTGTCGTTCACGTTGGGGCGGTGGTTGGTTCGTCAGGCCCTCGCCTTCGTGCAGGACCGGGTGGTCAGCCCGAATCGCCTCCTCACGCTGGTGATGGTGCTCACCCTTGCATGGGCAGCGGTGAGCCAGGCGCTGCACATCGAGGCGGTGCTCGGAGCGTTCGTCATGGGCGTGCTGTTCGGACAGATGCGCCGTCTGCCCGACGAAGTGCATAGCCATATCGAGGGCATGTCCGTAGGGATCTTCTCGCCCATCTTCCTGGCCGTGGCGGGTCTCAAGGTGGACCTGCGCAGTCTGCTGGAACCGAGGCTACTCATGGTGGTCCTCGGCGTCATCGCCATCGCTACCCTCGGCAAGGTCGCCGGCACTTATCTGGGCGCCCGCCTGGTCGGCCGCCACGGGCACTGGACGGCGCTCGCCTACGGCGCTGGACTGAACGCCCGTGGGGCCATGGGCATCATCATGGCCGCGATCGGGCTCCAGCTGGGCATAATCGGCCAGGACATGTACTCGATCATCGTGGTCATGGCGATGACGACGTCCATCATGGCGCCGACGGCCCTACGCTTCGTGCTCGCCCGCGTGAAGCCGGACGAGGAAGAGGCACGCCGGCTACGCCAGGAGGAGCTGGCGGAGGACAGCCTGATCGCCAACGTCCACCGCGTGCTGTTTCCCGTGCGTGGTCCCCGAACGGGCCAGAGCAGGCCTGCTCCGAGAACCATCGAGGCCTTCGTGCTCGACAAGCTGGGCAAGGACCTGTCCGTCACGTTGCTCAACGTCACCAGTCCGGGCCAGAAGGCGGCCGCTCAGGGCTTCCTCGGCGACCTCGCGAGCGGCTTCGACAACGGCGAGGTGACGCGCAGGGTCGTCGAATCCGAAGCGACCGTCGACGCGATCCTCGACGAGGCGGCCAAGGATTACGACCTCATCGTTCTCGGCGCCTCCGAGCAGGCAGGCACGAACGAGGTCGTCTTCAACCGCGTCGTCGATCAGGTGGTGCGCATGGCGCCCTGCCCCACCATGGTCGTGAAGGGCGCGGGGGAGCCAGCCTCCTGGCCGCCGCGACGCATCCTCGTGCCGAGCGACGGCTCTGCCGCAGGCCGCCACGCCGCCGAGCTCGCCTTCGCGCTGGCGGCGGACACGGCGGTGCACGTAGCCCTGCTCAACGTAGCCGTGCAGCAGCCCGGACCGTACCGCCTGGACGCCAGCGGCGCCGCCGAGAAGCGCCAACTCGCGGCGGCCAACCAGATCGTCGACAACCTGCGCCAGCTCGGCGAAGCGCGCGGCGTGAGACCGAGCACCGAGGTGCGCGTGGCGGCGGACCCCGTCTCCGCCATCCTCAGCGTGGCGACCCAGCTCGAGTACGACCTGATAGTGCTCGGCACGGACGTGCGCCCAGGCTCGGAGCGGCTCTACCTCGGACCGCGCGTCGAGCGCATCCTGGCCGCGGCCGAGGTTCCCGTCATCGTCATCAACGGCTCCTGAGCCGAGCGCCACGGCAGCGCGCCGCCGCGAGCGCTCCGGGCTCCGGGAGCGTAAGCGTGCTCCATGGCGCCACGACGACGGCACCAGGACGACGGAAGGGGCCGGTCCCGTAAGGCCGGCCCCTCGCACAACGCTTGGTCTAGCTCAGTAGCGGCTCTAGGTGCTCGCCTCGTCGAGGAACGCCTGCAACCGCTCCGTGTTGACGGTGATGGGCGCGCGCCTGCGGCGCACGGCCCCGTACTCGAGGAGCCGCGCCAGGCAGTGGCTGACGGTCTCACGCGTCGCGCCGATCATCTTCGCGAGGTCTTGCTGCGTGAGCGTCAGGTCGATGACCGTCCCGCGCTCGGAGACCGTGCCGAAGTCCTTGGCGAGCCTGAGGAGCAGGTTGGCCAGGCGCCCCGGCGCATCGAAGGCGCCGACCTCGGCTTGCCACTGCTGCGCCTGCCACAGACGCGTGCTCATGACCTGGATGAACTTCATGGCGATGCGCGGCTGCTGCTGCAGTAGACGCTGGAACTCCATCTCGGGCATGACGATGAGCGTCGTGTCCATGACCGCCTCGGCCTGGTTCGGGCGCCTCTCGCTCTGCAGGAGGAGGAGCTCTCCGAAGATGTCGTACTTGCCGAGCAGCCCCAGGATCATCTCCTTGCCGTTCGGGAAGTACATGGAGATCTTCACCATGCCGTCGCGGATGAAGTAGAGGGCGTCCGCCGGGTCTTCCATGTGGTAGATGATCTCGCCCGCCGCGAAGCGCTTGTAGGGCGTGATCTTCGCCATCTGCTCGATCTCGTCCGGAGTGAGGTCCTCGAACAGCTCCGTGTTCTTGAGGTGCCAAACCAGACTCGGGTACTGGCTCGCTTCCGTCATCTTCTTCCCCTTCGAGCGTGACCGCGTAGCCCGGCACCAAAGCCTTGTGCCCCGCCACGCTCCTCACACGTCGTCGTTCCGGTTCTCACTATCGCACATGAGAAGCGCCGAACGCTCACGGTTGCACAGGCTGCGCCTCGCCGGCCATGGCGCTACTCAGCCGCATGAGGCGCAAGTAATCGGCCACGTCCCGGTAGTCGCCGACCTTGAGGCCGTCGACGAAGACGGTAGGGGTGCCCGTCAGGCGCAGGTCCTGGGCGGCCACGCGGTAGGACTCCTCCACCAGCGCGCCGTAGCGACCGCTGCGCACGCACTCCGCCAGCCCGTCGGCAGAGAGCCCGGCGTCCTCGGCGATGGTGACGAACAGGGGCAGCGGATCCGGTCGGCCCGCCCATTCGTCCTGGCGCGTGAAGAGCGCGCTCTGGAAGGTCCAGAACGCGTCCTCGCCGGCGGCGAAGTCGACGAGCTCGGCCGTGGTCGCCGCCAGGCACTCGCTCGCCTCCGCCGCGACGGTGGCGTTCGGATGGATGCTCTTGAGCGGGAAGTGGTAGAGCTCGAGGCGCACGTCGCCGCGCGGGAGGAGCTCGCTCCTCACCACGGGCATCCCCAGCGCCTCGAACTGCGCGCAGTACGGGCACTGCAGGTCGGTGAACAGGCGCACGACGTGCGGGGCGCCCAGGGGCCCGAGGACGTGCGCCGGCGGGCCGAAGCGGTCCGCGTCCACGTGCTGCGGCGCGAAGCGCACGCTGACCTCGGGGGTGGGGCCGGCAACGACGTCGACGAACATGAGGTACTCCATGACCTCGACGGCCACCTCGCCGACCCCGGTCAGCTCGGAGGCGCGCGTGCGGAAGAAGTCGGCGACCGGCGCGGCGATGCCGTCGCCGTAGCCGCTCGCGACTCCGACCAGCGCTCCGAGGAAGCGCACGTTCGCATCGCTCAGCGCCCCGGCCCCGTTGACCTCGACGGCCACCCCTTCGGAGGCGAGCACGCCGAACGCGAAGCCGCTGGAAGTGACGAAGCCCGTCCCGTCATCGGTCGGCGTGGGCTGGTAGTCGGAGAGCGCCGCCAGGATCGTCGCGGGAGGTTCGCCGATCTGGGCCCGCGCCACCCCCGGCAGCAAGGCAGTCAGGAGGGCCAGCGGGAGCGCGGCCGACCGCAGCGTCGCCAGGAGCGGCCGCGCGCCGCGGGTGCGAGCGAAGGCGCGCGCGGTGGGCGCGCTCACCGCGGTGCGCAGCTGACGCGCATTCATGCGAGCCCGTAAAGGGCGCCGTACTTGCCCTTGAGGTAGTCGACGTAGTGGCGGGAGTCGAGCTCAGAGCCGGTGGCTCGCCTGATCAGTTCGGCGGGCAGGTAGCGCGACCCGTGTCGGTGCACGTTCGAGCGCAGCCAGCCGAGGAGGGTCGCGAAGTCGCCCGAGCGCACGTCGGCGTCCAGCTCGGGCAGGGCGCCCCTGGCCGCCGCGAAGAGCTGCGCGCTCACCAGGTTGCCGAGGGCGTAGGTCGGGAAGTAGCCGACGAGCCCTACGGCCCAATGGATGTCCTGCAGGCACCCGAGCGCGTCGGAAGGCGGCGTGATGCCGAGGTAGGAGCGGTACAGGTCGTTCCACGCCGCCGGCAGGTCCTTGACGGCGAGGTCGCCGTTCAGCAACGCCAGTTCGAGCTCGAAGCGCACGAGGATGTGCAGGTTGTAGCTCACCTCGTCCGCCTCGACGCGGATGAGGCTGCTCTCGACGCGGTTGACGGCGGCGTAGAGGCTCTCCACGTCCTCGCCGCCGAGGGCCTCGGGGAAAGCCGCCCGCAGGGCGGGGAACGCGCCTTCCCAGTACGGGAGCGAGCGCCCGATCAGGTTCTCCCAGAGCCGCGACTGCGACTCGTGGATGCCGAGGCTGGCACCGTGAGCGAGGGGGGTGCGGTGGAACTCGGGCGCGAACCCTTGCTCGTACATGGCGTGGCCCGCCTCGTGCATCGTGCCGAAGAGGGCGGGGTTGAGGAACCGCTCGTCGTAACGCGTGGTGATCCTCACGTCGTCGGCACCGATGCCGATCGCGAAGGGGTGGGCCGTGACGTCGAGCCGGCCGCGCCGGAAGTCGTAACCGAACGAGGCCGCGGTGGCCTCGCAGACCCGGCGTTGCGCGTCGACCGGGTAGGCCCTACGCAACATCTCGTCGGAGAGCTGCACGCCGCTCCCGGCGATGGCCGCGAGCAAGGCTACCTGCTCCTCCTTCAGCGGTTCGAAGACCGCTGCGAGAGAGGCGGCCGTGGCCCCGGGCTCGTACTCGTCGAGGAGCGCGTCGTAACGTTGCCCGCCGCCACCGACGGCGTCGGCCTCCTCACGCTTGAGCTCCAGCACGGCCGCCAGCTCGGGCGCGAACAGGTCGAAGCGGTCCTCGCTGCGGGCCTTGGCCCAAGCGACGCGGGCGCTCGCCGTGCGGCGCGCCAACTCCTCGACGAGCCGCCGCGGCATCCGCCCCGCCCTGCTCGCGGTGCGGCGCGCGACGCGCACCATGGCGTGATCGCTGCCTGCGGGGTCTAGGCCGCTCGCCTCGAGCTCGTCGAGAAGACCCGTGTAGGCGGGGTCCGTCAGCCGCCCGTGCCGCAGGGCGTGGAGCGTGGCCTCCTGCTCGCCGCGGCCGGCCGCGGCGCCGGGCGGCATGTAGGTGTCCTGGTCCCAGGACAGTAGGTCGGCCGCGGCGGCCAGGTCGCTCAGGATGGCGGCCTCCGCGCGGAAGGCGCGTAGAGCTTCGGAGACGTCTCGCATGCCAGACAATATCAGCGCCCGGGGGGACGGGAACGCCGATGCCAGCGTGGTATCTTCGCCTCGATGCTCGAGTTGCCCACCAGGACGCGTGACCTGATAACCAAGGAGCGGGGCGCCATCACGGACCTCCTCGTCCTGCTCGCCAAGCTCGAGGCCGAGCCCGGTCACGTCGCCGACGTCCGCACGGCCGCCGACGACCTCGACGGCATCTTCCTGCTCGTGGTGGCGGGCGAGTTCAACGCCGGCAAGTCGAGCTTGGTGAACGCGCTCCTCGGCGAGCGCGTCATGCCGGAAGGCGTGACGCCCACGACCGACCGCGTCACGGTGATAACGCACGGCGAGGAGATCGGCGAGGCGGTCGACGGCCGCGACGTCGTCCGGCGCACCTATCCGAGCGACCTCCTCGACACGGTCGCCTTCGTCGACACCCCGGGCACGAACGCCATCGTGGCCTCCCACCAGGCGTTGACGGAGCGGTTCGTGCCCCGCGCCGACCTCGTGCTCTTCGTCACGAGCGCCGACCGGCCCTTCACGCAGAGCGAACGGGAGTTCCTCGAGCTCATCGCGTCCTGGGGCAAGAAGGTCGTGATGGTCGTCAACAAGGTGGACATCCTCGCCTCGGACGCCGAGAGAGAGACCGTCCTCGAGTACGTGGCGCGCCATGCGCGCGACACGCTCGGCTCCACCCCCGAGGTGTTCGGGGTCAGCGCCCGCCAGGCGTTCCAGGCGCGGCAGTCGGGCGACCAGTCCGGGCTGGAAGCGAGCGGCCTGCCGGCGCTGGAGACGGCCATCCGGGCGCGCCTCGGTGCCGACCGGCTCAAGCTGAAGCTGCTCACGCCCCTCGGCGTTGCCAAGCGGACCTCCGAGCATTACAAGGGCGTGCTCGACAACCGCCTGGGGCTCCTGACCGACGACAGCACCACCCTCGAGGTGATCGACAGGCAACGCAAGCGCTTCGAGTCCGAGATGCGGCGCGACCTCGGCCTGCACGTCGGGGCGGTGGCCCGCGTGCTCGAGGACGTGGCCAGGCGCGGCGAGGAGTTCTTCGACGACACCATCAGGTGGCGCCGCTTCGCCAAGCTCATGAACACCGAGCGCGTCAAGGATGAGTTCCAAGCCAAGGTCATCAAGGACGCCGAGGCCGAGATCGACGGCCGCCTCGGCGAGCTCGTCGACTGGTTCATCCAGCGCAACCTCCAGTTCTGGGAGGACGTGATGCGTTTCCTCAACGAGAAGCGCGCGGCCGAGCAGGAGCGCGTGATCGGCGAGGTCGGCGGACGCTTCCAGTACGACCGCCAGGCGCTGCTCAGGGGCCTGCGCGAGCGCGCCGAGGGCGCCCTGGAGGAGTACGACGCGCCGGCCGAGGCCAAGGCGATAGCCGATCGGCTACAGGCCTCCGTCGTCCGTACGGGGCTCTTCGAGGTAGGCGGCATCGGGTTGAGCGCAGCGATGCTCGCCCTCCTGACGGGCGCGGCCTTCGACATCACGG
The nucleotide sequence above comes from Trueperaceae bacterium. Encoded proteins:
- the rpiA gene encoding ribose-5-phosphate isomerase RpiA; protein product: MSEAITGAEAMKRAAALRALALVNSGMLLGLGTGSTARWLVEELGRALARGELTDVRGVATSRQTETQAAGLGIPLVDLPPEGVDLAIDGMDELTVGLDAVKGLGGALTREKIVATAAKRFVLIGDATKLVAHLGEKAPLPVEVVRFGRLRTERLLTEFGGEVRQRLAGTEPFVTDNGNLVYDIHFQAPFDARSLAARLADTPGVVEHGLFLGMAERAFVATATGVDEVAG
- the acpS gene encoding holo-ACP synthase, coding for MIVAVGLDMVELSRIRRALERFPDRFVGRVFHPEELAALADRTDKVPGLAARFAAKEAFQKCWPTSFGWRDVWVVKDGSRPVLRMAPPLREACEREGLSAHVSLTHARETAAAVVVLELRVTVAPHVPEERP
- the rnhA gene encoding ribonuclease HI, with the protein product MCPKNDPDSQASLFAASPGAATDRPAPLAPLRNVTAYTDGSCDTASGHGGWAYMLVADGQERTEAGYAPDTTNNRMELTAAVRALAALEQASDVTVVTDSEYLKKAFTDGWLKNWLRNGWRTAARQPVKNRDLWEELLELEKRHRVRWSWTKGHAGHAENEAVDALALAARRSRGRR
- a CDS encoding M20/M25/M40 family metallo-hydrolase is translated as MTGKRAASMPPHAEVGHRADGAADVGARVAADPAADAAALRTLLLTIAQTPAPTGSEGDRAALVMRLWREAGLDARLDAVGNVVAHVPPSRPGGRAEGQGAARVPTVAVAAHLDSVFGPDVDVSVIQGHERWSGPGIGDNAASLAVLTRYLQTRDLPGRSDRPHLVVAATVGEEGLGDLRGAKHLVAELGRGADAFVAFDGGLGSITDTAVGSARYEARFTAPGGHSWGDYGAASAVHAAGEAIAALRRVRVPTAPRSSLNVGQVWGGTSVNAIAERAGFNLDLRSLDAATLAALEAAALAAVRAAAKAAGAGVELVQVGARQAGRSDNERLVAAARAAYAEVGVTHKTSAASTDANPAMAAGIPAIAFGGYRGGNAHRLDEWLEPASLSAGLAALSSLLARLA
- a CDS encoding response regulator transcription factor, whose amino-acid sequence is MTRLLLSDDHAMFRQGLRSILETEEDFRVIGEASTGREAVRYALETRPDVVLMDIQMPELDGVAATKAILAEWPEARVIILTMYRQDRYVFEAIKAGARGYMLKDAGATELVTAIRRVAAGETLLNAEMAASILDEFRKLGDLPSHPEHKLSELTEREEDILRLLAQGATNQEIATSLNVSEKTVRNRLSEIFSKLRLNNRTQAALYALREGIATLQDSQQ
- a CDS encoding putative dsRNA-binding protein gives rise to the protein MAHPKGLLIERAQRLGLPRPEFDTARTGPEHEPSFLSDVTIDGELLGTGQGGSKREAERQAAEEALSTLDKREAAGGSIGVQTKAGAKASSTKATSAARPPADDEEAVPAPGGKRAAKGGKAADTAKAAKGTQVAKGARVTKEAAKGQAKGAAKTAQKEGRPPAGGRQTTVGPDAATSRGGAADASGAKAAATPAQPATTAAFEREDAEPFSGPWPMIDDVLASVITVAERRVSADLRGETALVAIRDFALRLYKDMLADLGEVVEEDEEEEQE
- a CDS encoding cation:proton antiporter — encoded protein: MHLLVQVALLLFAARALGELARRFNQPSVVGELLAGILLGPSLASSLIPAFGHWMLPQNATQGYLLELVSLLGAMFLLLMTGLETDLQLVRRHIRTAVGVSLGGIIVTFSTGFALGQLLPESLIGQGQGRLVFALFVATSLAISSIPVIAKVLIDLRLMRRDIGQTILAASMSDDTIGWILLSLVAGLATGDAVTTGTVLSTVGSVFAFMVVSFTLGRWLVRQALAFVQDRVVSPNRLLTLVMVLTLAWAAVSQALHIEAVLGAFVMGVLFGQMRRLPDEVHSHIEGMSVGIFSPIFLAVAGLKVDLRSLLEPRLLMVVLGVIAIATLGKVAGTYLGARLVGRHGHWTALAYGAGLNARGAMGIIMAAIGLQLGIIGQDMYSIIVVMAMTTSIMAPTALRFVLARVKPDEEEARRLRQEELAEDSLIANVHRVLFPVRGPRTGQSRPAPRTIEAFVLDKLGKDLSVTLLNVTSPGQKAAAQGFLGDLASGFDNGEVTRRVVESEATVDAILDEAAKDYDLIVLGASEQAGTNEVVFNRVVDQVVRMAPCPTMVVKGAGEPASWPPRRILVPSDGSAAGRHAAELAFALAADTAVHVALLNVAVQQPGPYRLDASGAAEKRQLAAANQIVDNLRQLGEARGVRPSTEVRVAADPVSAILSVATQLEYDLIVLGTDVRPGSERLYLGPRVERILAAAEVPVIVINGS
- a CDS encoding Crp/Fnr family transcriptional regulator; this encodes MTEASQYPSLVWHLKNTELFEDLTPDEIEQMAKITPYKRFAAGEIIYHMEDPADALYFIRDGMVKISMYFPNGKEMILGLLGKYDIFGELLLLQSERRPNQAEAVMDTTLIVMPEMEFQRLLQQQPRIAMKFIQVMSTRLWQAQQWQAEVGAFDAPGRLANLLLRLAKDFGTVSERGTVIDLTLTQQDLAKMIGATRETVSHCLARLLEYGAVRRRRAPITVNTERLQAFLDEAST
- a CDS encoding DsbA family protein; the protein is MNARQLRTAVSAPTARAFARTRGARPLLATLRSAALPLALLTALLPGVARAQIGEPPATILAALSDYQPTPTDDGTGFVTSSGFAFGVLASEGVAVEVNGAGALSDANVRFLGALVGVASGYGDGIAAPVADFFRTRASELTGVGEVAVEVMEYLMFVDVVAGPTPEVSVRFAPQHVDADRFGPPAHVLGPLGAPHVVRLFTDLQCPYCAQFEALGMPVVRSELLPRGDVRLELYHFPLKSIHPNATVAAEASECLAATTAELVDFAAGEDAFWTFQSALFTRQDEWAGRPDPLPLFVTIAEDAGLSADGLAECVRSGRYGALVEESYRVAAQDLRLTGTPTVFVDGLKVGDYRDVADYLRLMRLSSAMAGEAQPVQP